A genome region from Oncorhynchus mykiss isolate Arlee unplaced genomic scaffold, USDA_OmykA_1.1 un_scaffold_87, whole genome shotgun sequence includes the following:
- the LOC118946996 gene encoding clumping factor A-like: MRSLDSEPVYLVWDRIDRDRVVLEVVLKIVLKVVLKIVLKVVLKIVLKVVLKIVLKVVLKVVLKIVLKVVLDVYTRSDSQTGSDSQTRSDSQTSSDSQTGSDSQTGSDSQTGSDSQTRSDSQTSSDSQTSSDSQTGSDSHTSSDSQTGSDSQTGSDSQTGSDSQTGSDSQTRSDSQTGSDSQTSSDSQTRSDSQTGSDSQTRSDSQTGSDSQTGSDSQTGSDSQTRSDSQTGSDSQTGSDSQTGSDSQTSSDSQTGSDSQTSSDSQTGSDSQTGSDSQTGSDSQTRSDSQTGSDSQTSSDSQTGSDSQTSSDSQTGSDSQTRSDSQTRSDSQTRSDSQTGSDSQTGSDSQTGSDSQTGSDSQTSSDSQTGSDSQTGSDSQTSSDSQTGSDSQTGSDSDGF, from the exons ATGCGCTCTCTTGATTCTGAACCTGTCTACTTAGTGTGGGATAGGATCGACCGGGAccgg GTCGTGTTGGAGGTGGTGTTGAAGATTGTGTTGAAGGTCGTGTTGAAGATTGTGTTGAAGGTCGTGTTGAAGATTGTGCTGAAGGTCGTGTTGAAGATTGTGTTGAAGGTCGTGTTGAAGGTCGTGTTGAAGATTGTGTTGAAGGTGGTGTTGGACGTTTAT ACGCGTTCTGACTCCCAGACGGGTTCTGACTCTCAGACGCGTTCTGACTCCCAGACGAGTTCTGACTCCCAGACGGGTTCTGACTCTCAGACGGGTTCTGACTCTCAGACGGGTTCTGACTCTCAGACGCGTTCTGACTCTCAGACGAGTTCTGACTCCCAGACGAGTTCTGACTCTCAGACGGGTTCTGACTCTCATACGAGTTCTGACTCTCAGACGGGTTCTGACTCCCAGACGGGTTCTGACTCTCAGACGGGTTCTGACTCTCAGACGGGTTCTGACTCTCAGACGCGTTCTGACTCTCAGACGGGTTCTGACTCTCAGACGAGTTCTGACTCTCAGACGCGTTCTGACTCCCAGACGGGTTCTGACTCTCAGACGCGTTCTGACTCTCAGACGGGTTCTGACTCTCAGACGGGTTCTGACTCTCAGACGGGTTCTGACTCTCAGACGCGTTCTGACTCTCAGACGGGTTCTGACTCTCAGACGGGTTCTGACTCTCAGACGGGTTCTGACTCCCAGACGAGTTCTGACTCTCAGACGGGTTCTGACTCCCAGACGAGTTCTGACTCTCAGACGGGTTCTGACTCTCAGACGGGTTCTGACTCCCAGACGGGTTCTGACTCTCAGACGCGTTCTGACTCTCAGACGGGTTCTGACTCCCAGACGAGTTCTGACTCTCAGACGGGTTCTGACTCCCAGACGAGTTCTGACTCTCAGACGGGTTCTGACTCTCAGACGCGTTCTGACTCCCAGACGCGTTCTGACTCTCAGACGCGTTCTGACTCTCAGACGGGTTCTGACTCTCAGACGGGTTCTGACTCCCAGACGGGTTCTGACTCTCAGACGGGTTCTGACTCCCAGACGAGTTCTGACTCCCAGACGGGTTCTGACTCTCAGACGGGTTCTGACTCCCAGACGAGTTCTGACTCTCAGACGGGTTCTGACTCTCAGACGGGTTCTGACTCAGACGGGTTCTGA